One window of Paralichthys olivaceus isolate ysfri-2021 chromosome 20, ASM2471397v2, whole genome shotgun sequence genomic DNA carries:
- the LOC109640417 gene encoding transcription and mRNA export factor ENY2-2-like, which translates to MSKDSQMRAAINQKLIEMGERERLKELLRAKLVECGWKDQLKAQCKDVIREKGLEHVTVEDLVTEVTPKGRALVPDSVKKELLQRIRAFLAQHATL; encoded by the exons ATGAGCAAAGACTCACAGATGAGGGCTGCGATCAACCAGAAGCTGATAGAGATGGGGGAGCGGGAGCg GTTGAAAGAGTTGCTCAGGGCCAAGCTGGTGGAGTGTGGATGGAAGGATCAGCTGAAGGCACAATGCAaag ATGTGATCAGAGAAAAGGGCCTGGAGCATGTGACAGTGGAGGACCTGGTCACAGAAGTCACACCAAAAGGAAGAG ctctTGTACCGGACAGCGTGAAGAAAGAGCTCCTGCAGAGAATCCGAGCTTTTCTGGCTCAACACGCAACCTTGTGA